The proteins below are encoded in one region of Brassica napus cultivar Da-Ae chromosome A6, Da-Ae, whole genome shotgun sequence:
- the LOC106348332 gene encoding LRR receptor-like serine/threonine-protein kinase FLS2, with translation MQNLRWVLNLLFVSSLLHNLVHSSSQVICSSQDRAALLAFKSSIVEDTTGVLSSWVGQDCCNGDWEGVLCNPATGKVTSLVLQSSLTEPTLYMKGTLSPSLGSLGSLQVLVISGNKFITGSIPNSFSNLTSLTQLALEDNSLRGSVPTGLGHLPMLESLSLAGNRFSGVVPASLGSLRSLTTMSLARNSLSGPVPVAFKNLLKLQILDLSFNLLSGPIPDFIGQFRDLTTLHLSSNRLSGGIPVSVYNLGKLQDMSLERNDLTGPLSDRISNLKSLSILDLSSNKFVGHIPASITRLQNLWSLNLSRNHFSDPLPVVVGRGFPSLLSIDLSYNNLNLGEVPSWIRDKPLTEINLAGCKLRGDFPKLTRPHDVTSLDLSDNFLTGDVSALLTNMSSLQKLKLSKNQLKFDLSELKLPEGVSSVDLSSNLVTGSLSSLLNNKTSRFLEEVHLTNNQISGRIPDFAESSNLKVLNIGSNKIGGQIPSSISNLVELVRLDISRNHITGVIPQALGQLAQLNWLDLSINALTGRIPDSLLNIKAVKHASFRANKLCGLIPQGRPFNIFPAAAYLHNLCLCGKPLPPCRKTEK, from the coding sequence ATGCAAAACCTGAGATGGGTTTTGAATCTCTTGTTTGTTTCATCTCTTCTTCATAATCTTGTTCACTCCTCATCACAAGTAATCTGCTCAAGCCAAGACAGAGCAGCACTTCTCGCTTTCAAATCAAGCATCGTCGAGGACACAACTGGAGTTCTGTCTTCATGGGTCGGCCAAGATTGTTGCAATGGAGACTGGGAAGGCGTTCTATGCAACCCAGCCACAGGGAAAGTCACAAGCTTGGTGCTGCAAAGCTCCTTGACCGAACCTACTCTTTACATGAAAGGCACATTATCACCTTCACTGGGGAGTCTCGGATCTCTCCAGGTTTTGGTCATTAGTGGTAACAAATTCATCACTGGTTCGATTCCCAACAGCTTCTCAAACTTAACTAGTCTTACCCAGCTCGCGCTAGAAGATAATTCTCTCCGTGGCAGTGTTCCTACTGGCTTAGGCCACCTTCCAATGCTGGAATCTCTTTCATTGGCTGGAAACCGCTTCTCAGGTGTTGTCCCGGCTAGTTTGGGGAGCTTAAGAAGCCTTACCACGATGAGTTTGGCTCGAAACTCTCTGTCAGGTCCAGTCCCTGTGGCGTTCAAGAACCTCCTCAAGCTTCAGATTCTTGATCTCAGCTTCAATTTGTTGTCTGGACCAATCCCGGATTTCATAGGCCAGTTTCGGGATCTAACCACTCTTCATCTCTCTAGCAACAGACTATCCGGGGGAATACCAGTTTCTGTTTATAACTTGGGGAAGCTTCAAGACATGTCGTTGGAGCGAAATGATCTGACCGGGCCACTCTCTGACCGAATCAGCAATTTGAAGTCGCTTTCTATCCTTGACTTGAGCAGCAACAAGTTCGTTGGTCACATACCAGCATCCATTACAAGGCTGCAGAATCTCTGGTCTCTCAATCTCTCCAGAAACCATTTCTCTGATCCTCTGCCTGTTGTTGTAGGCAGAGGATTTCCTTCTTTACTGTCGATAGATCTTTCCTACAACAACCTTAATCTTGGAGAAGTTCCAAGCTGGATCAGAGACAAGCCACTCACAGAGATCAACTTAGCTGGTTGCAAACTGAGAGGGGATTTTCCGAAGCTAACAAGACCGCACGACGTGACCTCGCTAGACTTGTCTGATAACTTTCTCACAGGTGATGTTTCAGCTCTTCTCACCAACATGAGCAGTCTTCagaaactaaagctctcaaagAACCAGCTCAAGTTCGATCTCTCCGAGCTCAAGTTGCCGGAAGGGGTGTCTTCCGTTGATCTAAGTTCAAATCTCGTGACAGGGTCGCTTTCAAGCCTGTTAAACAACAAGACAAGCCGGTTCTTGGAAGAGGTACATCTCACCAACAACCAAATCTCAGGGAGGATCCCTGACTTCGCAGAGAGCTCGAACCTCAAAGTACTCAACATAGGGAGCAACAAAATCGGTGGACAAATCCCGAGTTCAATATCAAACCTTGTTGAACTTGTGAGACTAGACATCTCAAGGAATCACATCACAGGAGTCATACCTCAAGCTTTAGGACAGCTCGCCCAGCTGAACTGGCTTGACCTCTCGATCAATGCACTTACAGGAAGAATCCCAGACAGCTTGTTGAACATCAAGGCAGTGAAACATGCGAGTTTCAGGGCCAACAAACTGTGCGGACTGATTCCACAAGGAAGACCATTCAACATCTTTCCTGCAGCTGCTTATCTGCATAACCTTTGCTTGTGTGGCAAGCCGTTACCACCTTGCAGGAAGACTGAGAAGTGA
- the LOC106352016 gene encoding high mobility group B protein 7 isoform X1, which produces MTNSNTLLRPKFVSAFAICEGCNEKVTVKYRRLHKCSLHAAKIGTEAKKKPPTAFYFFMNDFRETYEEKNQYVNLKDVPKLGGEMWKSFTEDEKNVYRDKAAQLMEEYNKSLESNDADDVEEDEEKEVDNKTDAPNGCQNGRGRGRGRGRLVRGGRGRRSAFG; this is translated from the exons ATGACCAACAGCAACACCTTACTCCGCCCCAAATTCGTCAGCGCTTTCGCTATATG TGAAGGATGCAACGAGAAAGTAACTGTTAAGTATAGACGTTTGCACAAGTGCAGCCTCCACGCCGCCAAAATCG GAACTGAGGCTAAGAAGAAACCTCCTACTgccttttattttttcat GAATGATTTCCGCGAAACTTAcgaagaaaagaatcaatatGTTAACCTTAAGGAT GTTCCAAAGCTTGGTGGTGAAATGTGGAAGTCTTTCACTGAGGAC GAGAAGAATGTTTATAGGGATAAAGCTGCTCAACTTATGGAAGAATATAACAAGTCGCTTGAGAGCAACGATGCTGATGATGTA GAGGAGGATGAGGAGAAGGAAGTTGATAACAAAACCGATGCGCCAAATGGTTGTCAAAACGGTAGAGGTAGAGGTAGAGGTAGAGGAAGACTTGTTCGGGGAGGTCGTGGTCGGCGAAGTGCGTTTGGCTAG
- the LOC106348334 gene encoding mitochondrial intermembrane space import and assembly protein 40 homolog, with amino-acid sequence MGQAQSNDNSASSTTPTSNTPPPSTNSPRDSNGDDTSMGSLLAEAAAFGEGDNENESLEAKAQKALDCPCIADLRNGSCGSQFTEAFRCFLISTAEEKGSDCVHPFVALQKCVKAHPNAFSKEVLEGEKETEKKEEQQQPVQQDHRIIPPLWAKDPPRSAKSKL; translated from the exons atgggtcaAGCTCAGAGCAACGACAACTCTGCCTCATCCACAACGCCGACGAGTAATACTCCTCCTCCTTCCACGAATTCGCCGCGGGATTCTAATGGCGATGATACTTCGATGGGGTCTCTCCTTGCAG AAGCTGCAGCATTTGGTGAAGGTGACAATGAGAACGAG TCGCTTGAAGCCAAGGCACAGAAGGCTCTCGATTGTCCTTGCATAGCTGATCTCCGTAATGGATCTTGCGGGTCTCAGTTCACTGAGGCCTTCCGTTGCTTTCTCATCAGCACTGCTGAAGAAAAG GGATCAGACTGTGTGCATCCATTCGTGGCATTGCAAAAATGTGTCAAAGCCCATCCAAACGCATTCTCTAAAGAGGTTCTAGAGGGCGAGAAAGAAACCGAGAAAAAGGAAGAGCAGCAGCAGCCTGTGCAGCAAGACCATAGAATCATCCCTCCTCTCTGGGCAAAGGACCCTCCTCGCAGTGCCAAATCCAAGCTTTAG
- the LOC106352016 gene encoding high mobility group B protein 7 isoform X3 has translation MTNSNTLLRPKFVSAFAICEGCNEKVTVKYRRLHKCSLHAAKIGTEAKKKPPTAFYFFMNDFRETYEEKNQYVNLKDVPKLGGEMWKSFTEDEKNVYRDKAAQLMEEYNKSLESNDADDVDEEKEVDNKTDAPNGCQNGRGRGRGRGRLVRGGRGRRSAFG, from the exons ATGACCAACAGCAACACCTTACTCCGCCCCAAATTCGTCAGCGCTTTCGCTATATG TGAAGGATGCAACGAGAAAGTAACTGTTAAGTATAGACGTTTGCACAAGTGCAGCCTCCACGCCGCCAAAATCG GAACTGAGGCTAAGAAGAAACCTCCTACTgccttttattttttcat GAATGATTTCCGCGAAACTTAcgaagaaaagaatcaatatGTTAACCTTAAGGAT GTTCCAAAGCTTGGTGGTGAAATGTGGAAGTCTTTCACTGAGGAC GAGAAGAATGTTTATAGGGATAAAGCTGCTCAACTTATGGAAGAATATAACAAGTCGCTTGAGAGCAACGATGCTGATGATGTA GATGAGGAGAAGGAAGTTGATAACAAAACCGATGCGCCAAATGGTTGTCAAAACGGTAGAGGTAGAGGTAGAGGTAGAGGAAGACTTGTTCGGGGAGGTCGTGGTCGGCGAAGTGCGTTTGGCTAG
- the BNAA06G26130D gene encoding uncharacterized protein BNAA06G26130D, which produces MEEDGGDAKVGMLESFMRNQQNSLKSLFHRKKSSAGRDGDGSPSPIASPKPIPQLSLLANSVVSRCSIILKIPTQDLQHRFDVELPESVKQLLTYARNFLEFCSFQALHQVMKQPNYLSDQEFRQLMFDMMLAWETPSVTSENESKDAVSPSTQDSEDEDGWSLFYSSPTSMAMQVDEKKSVGQEAFARIAPVCPAIADAITVHNLFDALTSSSGHRLHFLVYDKYIRTLDKIFKAAKSSLGPSAASLQLAKGEIVLDIDGGNPVLPVFKHVGISAWPGKLTLTNCALYFDSMGGGDKPMRYDLTEDTKQVIKPELTGPLGARIFDKAIMYKSIIVPEPVYFEFTEFKGNARRDYWLGICLEILRVQWFIRKYNFKGIQRSEILARAILGIFRYRAIKEAFQVFASQYKTLLIFNLAESLPGGDMVLEALYRRVSRITTDVLSDVSSVQYMKWPSNLSPVSLILLEHFGLNLETSTNMGEEMTIVGDFCVGETSPLEIALKQSILDTDRAEAAQATVEQVKVEGIDTNVAVMKELLLPFIKLALRIKLLASWQEPYKSTVFVILVSYLIISGWIGFILPLVLVLVAMVMLWRKQFNKGKEPKAVRVKAPPSKNAVEQLLLLQDAVSQFESLIQTVNVGLLKIRAITLAILPQATDTSAISLVIVAVILAVVPVKYLITMAFVEWFTREVGWRKASSDRLERRVREWWFRVPAAPVQLIRADESKKKK; this is translated from the exons ATGGAAGAAGACGGCGGCGATGCGAAAGTCGGAATGCTGGAGAGTTTCATGAGAAACCAGCAGAACTCTCTGAAATCTCTATTCCACCGCAAGAAATCCTCCGCCGGTCGTGACGGAGATGGTTCTCCGTCGCCTATCGCTTCCCCGAAACCAATCCCTCAGCTCTCGCTTCTCGCCAATTCCGTCGTCTCCCGCTGTTCAAT TATCCTCAAGATTCCAACGCAAGATTTGCAGCACCGATTTGATGTAGAGTTGCCTGAGAGTGTTAAGCAGCTCTTGACGTACGCGAGGAACTTTCTCGAGTTCTGCTCGTTTCAGGCTCTACATCAAGTAATGAAGCAGCCTAATTACTTAAGCGATCAAGAGTTTCGTCAGCTCATGTTTGATATGATGCTTGCTTGGGAGACTCCCAGTGTCACTAGTGAGAATGAGAGCAAA GATGCAGTGTCTCCCTCCACGCAGGACTCTGAGGATGAGGACGGGTGGTCTCTGTTCTATTCAAGTCCCACATCTATGGCAATGCAG GTTGATGAGAAAAAGTCTGTTGGACAGGAGGCGTTTGCAAGAATCGCTCCGGTTTGTCCTGCCATTGCAGATGCAATCACCGTACATAATCTTTTTGATGCACTGACTAGCTCTTCAGGCCACAGGCTTCATTTTCTCGTTTATGACAAGTACATCCGCACACTTGACAA AATTTTCAAGGCGGCTAAAAGCTCTCTTGGACCTTCAGCTGCCAGTCTTCAGCTTGCCAAGGGGGAAATAGTTCTTGATATAGATGGTGGCAATCCTGTTTTACCAGTTTTCAAACACGTGGGCATCTCAGCATGGCCTG GAAAACTGACACTTACCAACTGTGCCCTGTATTTTGATTCAATGGGTGGTGGTGATAAGCCCATGCGATATGATCTCACTGAAGACACAAAACAGGTCATCAAACCGGAGTTGACAGGCCCGTTGGGTGCTCGTATCTTCGATAAAGCCATCATGTACAAATCGATTATAGT GCCAGAGCCGGTATATTTTGAATTTACGGAGTTTAAAGGAAATGCTCGTCGAGACTACTGGTTGGGTATATGTCTGGAGATCCTTCGTGTGCAATGGTTCATTCGAAAATACAACTTTAAAGGGATTCAAAGATCAGAAATACTTGCAAGGGCAATCCTTGGCATATTCCGTTACCGTGCAATAAAGGAAGCTTTCCAAGTCTTCGCTTCTCAATACAAAACATTGCTTATATTCAACCTAGCAGAAAGCCTTCCTGGTGGAGACATGGTCTTAGAAGCTCTATACAGACGAGTTTCTCGCATAACCACCGATGTTCTGTCTGATGTCAGTTCTGTTCAGTATATGAAATGGCCTTCAAACTTATCTCCAGTCTCACTCATATTGCTTGAGCATTTTGGATTGAATCTAGAAACTAGTACGAATATGGGTGAAGAAATGACAATcgtaggggatttttgtgttgGGGAGACGAGTCCATTGGAGATAGCTCTGAAACAGTCCATCCTAGACACCGACAGAGCTGAAGCTGCTCAGGCGACTGTGGAACAAGTGAAAGTAGAAGGAATTGACACTAATGTTGCAGTAATGAAG GAACTATTACTCCCTTTCATCAAACTAGCCTTGCGCATAAAACTCTTAGCATCTTGGCAAGAGCCTTATAAATCGACAGTGTTCGTGATCTTGGTGAGCTATTTGATAATCAG TGGGTGGATCGGTTTCATACTACCATTGGTATTAGTCCTGGTGGCTATGGTAATGCTATGGCGTAAGCAATTCAACAAAGGGAAAGAGCCAAAAGCCGTTCGAGTCAAAGCTCCACCGAGTAAGAACGCAGTGGAGCAGCTACTCCTACTACAAGACGCAGTCAGCCAATTTGAGTCGCTAATTCAAACCGTTAACGTTGGTCTCCTCAAAATAAGAGCCATTACGCTCGCAATTCTTCCTCAG GCGACGGATACATCGGCTATATCGCTTGTGATTGTGGCAGTGATCTTGGCGGTTGTTCCGGTAAAGTACTTGATAACGATGGCGTTTGTAGAGTGGTTCACGAGGGAAGTTGGGTGGAGGAAAGCGAGTAGTGACCGGTTAGAGAGGCGGGTTAGAGAATGGTGGTTTAGGGTGCCAGCAGCTCCGGTTCAGCTCATTAGAGCCGATgaaagcaagaagaagaaatga
- the LOC106352016 gene encoding high mobility group B protein 7 isoform X2: protein MTNSNTLLRPKFVSAFAICEGCNEKVTVKYRRLHKCSLHAAKIGTEAKKKPPTAFYFFMNDFRETYEEKNQYVNLKDVPKLGGEMWKSFTEDEKNVYRDKAAQLMEEYNKSLESNDADDVEDEEKEVDNKTDAPNGCQNGRGRGRGRGRLVRGGRGRRSAFG from the exons ATGACCAACAGCAACACCTTACTCCGCCCCAAATTCGTCAGCGCTTTCGCTATATG TGAAGGATGCAACGAGAAAGTAACTGTTAAGTATAGACGTTTGCACAAGTGCAGCCTCCACGCCGCCAAAATCG GAACTGAGGCTAAGAAGAAACCTCCTACTgccttttattttttcat GAATGATTTCCGCGAAACTTAcgaagaaaagaatcaatatGTTAACCTTAAGGAT GTTCCAAAGCTTGGTGGTGAAATGTGGAAGTCTTTCACTGAGGAC GAGAAGAATGTTTATAGGGATAAAGCTGCTCAACTTATGGAAGAATATAACAAGTCGCTTGAGAGCAACGATGCTGATGATGTA GAGGATGAGGAGAAGGAAGTTGATAACAAAACCGATGCGCCAAATGGTTGTCAAAACGGTAGAGGTAGAGGTAGAGGTAGAGGAAGACTTGTTCGGGGAGGTCGTGGTCGGCGAAGTGCGTTTGGCTAG
- the LOC106348331 gene encoding katanin p80 WD40 repeat-containing subunit B1 homolog KTN80.4: MTSTKRAYKLQEFVAHSAAVNCLKIGRKSSRVLVTGGEDHKVNLWAIGKPNAILSLYGHSSGIDSVTFDASEVLVAAGAASGTIKLWDLEEAKLVRTLTGHRSNCISVDFHPFGEFFASGSLDTNLKIWDLRKKGPIHTYKGHTRGVNVLRFTPDGRWVVSGGEDNIVKVWDLTAGKLLTEFKCHEGQIQSLDFHPHEFLLATGSADRTVKFWDLETFELIGSGGPETSGVRCLSFNPDGKTVLCGLQESLKIFSWEPIRCHDGVDVGWSRLSDMNVHEGKLLGCSYNQNCVGVWVVDLSRTEPCNTGDAAQSNGQPEKKSGSGRDSVVLNDNNSKTTIPGKLSVSQNVDPLLKETKSLGRLSVTQNSDPSTKETKAVGRSSTSHSSESKPLGRLSVSQNSDVAKESRTLSSTGSVPNTPHRVSLTSVSKAAVSNAATSRRNFTKANPKGNPVNKAADFIQVFVPREDPRVEQATESRAELDIISRTMPYSLQAADSRRSPPSSKNNQDLPNAPVLEMSESQPVEPSNIPDKSTFPGGKGGMRGAAERSINDFRYKRYGRSNSRSRMGSPPRNHDENYDLVSHKSSREPSPTESRKGGRFQSLVINRERRGRFSNYEGPVSNFPGGGNAAAPNIHPSNMFKQRGNHMPVEQGIESPSEDNIVEDIMGKHDQFVSSTQSRLAKLQVVRRYWERNDVKNTIGSMEKMADNAVTADVLSIIIATNEIMTLDTCTSLLPILAALLASDMDQHLSVSLDMLLKLVRMYGSPIYSSLSAPASVGVDIEAEQRIERYSRCFVELEKVKACLPSLSRRGGLVAKSVLELNLAFQEVSS; this comes from the exons ATGACTTCTACCAAGCGAGCCTACAAGCTAC AGGAATTTGTGGCGCATTCTGCTGCTGTTAACTGTCTCAAGATCGGAAGGAAGTCATCTAGGGTTCTGGTTACTGGTGGGGAAGATCATAAAGTCAATCTCTGGGCTATTGGTAAGCCCAACGCCATTCTG AGCTTGTATGGGCACTCGAGCGGAATCGATTCAGTGACATTTGATGCTTCGGAAGTCTTAGTTGCAGCAGGAGCTGCTAGTGGTACCATCAAACTTTGGGATCTGGAGGAGGCAAAAC TTGTCAGGACTCTCACTGGCCACAGGTCGAATTGCATATCGGTGGATTTTCACCCTTTTGGTGAGTTCTTTGCGTCTGGCTCACTAGACACAAACCTTAAGATATGGGATCTACGGAAAAAGGGTCCCATCCATACTTACAAGGGTCACACTCGGGGAGTCAATGTACTCAGATTTACCCCGGATGGTCGATGGGTTGTATCTGGAGGAGAGGACAACATTGTGAAG GTTTGGGATTTAACAGCTGGAAAGTTATTGACCGAGTTCAAGTGTCATGAAGGACAGATTCAAAGCCTAGATTTTCATCCTCATGAATTTCTTCTGGCAACAG GTTCAGCTGATAGGACTGTAAAATTCTGGGATCTTGAAACATTCGAGCTAATTGGTTCTGGTGGACCTGAG ACGTCTGGCGTCCGTTGCCTGAGCTTTAATCCAGATGGGAAGACGGTGCTTTGTGGATTGCAAGAAAGCCTGAAG ATTTTCTCGTGGGAGCCAATTAGGTGTCATGATGGAGTGGATGTTGGATGGTCAAGATTGTCAGATATGAATGTTCATGAGGGAAAGCTTCTTGGTTGCTCATACAATCAAAATTGTGTAGGCGTTTGGGTTGTAGATCTCTCG CGCACTGAGCCGTGCAATACTGGAGATGCTGCTCAGTCAAATGGACAGCCAGAGAAAAAGTCTGGCTCAGGAAGAGATTCAGTAGTTCTCAATGATAATAACTCAAAGACTACTATTCCAGGCAAGCTGTCTGTTTCTCAGAACGTAGATCCTTTGTTGAAGGAAACAAAGTCTCTTGGACGACTATCTGTTACTCAGAACTCTGATCCTTCGACAAAAGAAACAAAGGCCGTTGGAAGGTCGTCAACATCCCACAGCTCGGAATCAAAGCCTCTAGGAAGGTTGTCAGTTTCTCAAAACTCAGACGTTGCTAAAGAGTCGAGGACATTATCAT CTACGGGAAGTGTACCTAACACTCCTCATAGGGTCAGTTTAACCAGTGTTTCAAAAGCTGCCGTCTCTAATGCTGCAACGTCAAGGAGGAATTTCACAAAAGCTAACCCAAAGGGGAATCCTGTTAATAAGGCTGCAGATTTTATTCAGGTGTTTGTCCCCAGAGAAGACCCTAGAGTAGAGCAGGCGACTGAATCCAGGGCAGAACTTGACATTATTTCAAGAACAATGCCTTATTCGTTGCAGGCTGCTGATTCTAGAAGGTCGCCTCCTAGCAGCAAAAATAACCAAGATCTGCCAAACGCTCCGGTTCTTGAAATGTCAGAGTCTCAGCCAGTTGAACCAAGTAACATACCGGATAAAAGTACATTTCCCGGTGGCAAGGGTGGCATGCGGGGTGCAGCTGAGCGAAGCATCAACGATTTTAGATACAAGAGATATGGCAGGAGTAATTCAAGGTCACGGATGGGATCGCCTCCAAGAAACCACGATGAAAACT ATGACCTGGTAAGCCACAAATCAAGTAGAGAACCAAGTCCAACTGAAAGTCGAAAAGGAG GAAGATTCCAGTCACTCGTCATAAATAGGGAGAGAAGAGGAAGATTTTCCAACTACGAGGGACCTGTTTCTAATTTTCCGGGTGGAGGAAATGCGGCGGCTCCTAACATCCACCCTTCAAATATG TTCAAGCAGAGAGGAAACCATATGCCAGTTGAACAAGGGATCGAGTCTCCTTCTGAAGATAATATTGTTGAAGACATAATGGGGAAACACGATCAATTTGTCAGCTCTACGCAGTCTCGTTTGGCTAAGTTACAG GTAGTTCGTAGATACTGGGAAAGAAATGATGTTAAGAACACGATAGGTTCGATGGAGAAGATGGCTGATAATGCT gttACCGCGGATGTGCTGAGTATAATAATCGCGACAAATGAGATTATGACACTGGATACTTGTACCTCCCTTCTTCCCATTCTGGCAGCTCTTCTAGCAAGTGACATGGATCA gcaTTTGAGCGTTTCCTTGGATATGCTGCTTAAGCTGGTTAGAATGTACGGGTCACCAATTTACTCATCACTGTCCGCTCCAGCATCTGTTGGTGTAGATATCGAAGCCGAGCAAAG GATCGAGCGCTACagccgttgctttgtggagctAGAGAAAGTTAAAGCCTGCCTTCCCTCGCTGTCAAG AAGAGGAGGTTTGGTGGCCAAGTCTGTGCTTGAACTCAACTTGGCATTTCAGGAAGTTTCATCATAA